From the Butyrivibrio fibrisolvens genome, one window contains:
- a CDS encoding sensor histidine kinase: protein MIAGLVPIGIIGTILLVSTFSMFTGYNRNLLESYGQRVSTTLFEITTQAYNISEKFAYSQSMWNTLSCEYTSFDQEKDTIDEIDIIDSYNYEYTAIESVEIYSDNPYIQDYRQFYEATDTIKDSKWYQKAISRKAAFWEGLPRQDENGTTYYNICLIRQIPLVDSKYHAVLVMRLSDNYLRTRLREQQYSVVISVNEGSVSFCSDNSYYGQELTDLIPVDYSKEHYTYQGTKRINGRMSMLNGNTLSAYRVDSRLYITTIDYNSISRFIVILVFIIIILLLALIVPYEILRLFSRYFSDRVVTLKSAVHKVSSGEYDIVPSLEGEDEISEAFSDLVITAHEIKQQNEQMYKAQLDKKELLSRQSQMELKMLTSQINPHFLYNTLETIRMKAVTAGDREVAKAIKILGKMLRFVLDKGNSDEVSLASSLDHVENYLSIQKMRFGDKVGYEIHIDDDIDPESVTTMPLIIQPLVENAIQHGLREKEGNGIIRVDITKVMLDSSEEDSKSALKITVTDNGEGMSAERLSELKESIKTPSDDGSSIGISNVYNRIKLKYKDPYTMTIDSTKGVGTVINLYVPIQIRHN from the coding sequence ATGATCGCAGGATTGGTACCTATTGGTATTATAGGCACTATTTTGCTGGTCAGTACATTTTCTATGTTCACGGGATATAACAGAAATCTCTTGGAATCTTATGGGCAGAGGGTGTCTACAACGCTTTTTGAAATAACTACTCAGGCTTATAACATATCAGAGAAGTTTGCCTACAGTCAGTCCATGTGGAATACTTTGTCATGTGAATATACAAGCTTTGATCAGGAAAAAGATACTATAGATGAAATAGATATAATAGACAGTTATAACTATGAATATACTGCCATAGAAAGTGTAGAGATCTACTCTGACAATCCCTACATTCAGGATTATAGGCAGTTCTATGAAGCTACGGATACCATCAAGGATTCAAAATGGTATCAGAAAGCTATAAGCCGTAAGGCTGCATTCTGGGAAGGGCTTCCTCGGCAGGATGAGAATGGGACGACCTACTATAATATCTGCCTTATCAGGCAGATCCCTCTTGTAGATTCCAAGTATCATGCGGTTCTTGTAATGAGACTTAGTGATAACTACTTAAGGACCAGGCTTAGAGAGCAGCAGTATAGCGTGGTGATATCTGTCAATGAGGGCAGCGTATCTTTTTGCTCTGACAATTCATATTATGGGCAGGAGCTGACGGACCTTATACCTGTAGATTACAGCAAGGAGCATTATACCTATCAGGGTACTAAGCGCATAAATGGCCGTATGTCCATGCTAAATGGCAATACTCTTTCTGCTTACAGGGTAGATTCCAGACTATATATCACTACTATTGATTATAATTCTATAAGTAGATTTATTGTGATACTTGTATTTATCATAATAATCCTCTTGCTGGCTCTTATAGTGCCTTATGAGATACTGAGGCTTTTCTCAAGATATTTTTCTGATAGAGTTGTGACTTTAAAAAGTGCTGTACACAAGGTATCAAGCGGAGAGTATGATATCGTACCTTCCCTTGAAGGAGAGGATGAGATATCAGAAGCTTTCTCTGATCTTGTCATCACAGCCCATGAGATCAAACAGCAAAATGAACAGATGTATAAAGCGCAGCTTGACAAAAAAGAGCTTCTAAGCAGGCAGAGCCAGATGGAGCTTAAGATGCTCACAAGCCAGATCAATCCGCATTTTTTGTATAACACTCTTGAAACTATCAGGATGAAAGCAGTAACTGCGGGTGACAGGGAGGTTGCAAAGGCCATCAAGATCCTTGGCAAGATGTTAAGATTTGTCCTTGATAAGGGCAATAGCGATGAAGTAAGTCTTGCAAGTTCTCTTGACCATGTAGAGAATTATCTGTCTATCCAGAAGATGAGATTTGGCGACAAGGTGGGCTATGAGATCCATATAGATGATGATATAGATCCTGAGTCTGTCACGACCATGCCTCTGATAATCCAGCCTCTTGTAGAGAATGCAATACAACACGGCCTTAGGGAAAAAGAAGGTAATGGCATCATAAGAGTAGACATTACAAAAGTTATGTTGGATAGCTCTGAAGAAGATTCTAAAAGTGCTTTGAAGATAACCGTGACAGATAATGGTGAAGGTATGTCAGCAGAAAGGCTAAGTGAACTTAAAGAGAGTATCAAGACGCCGTCTGATGATGGCAGCAGTATTGGAATATCCAATGTTTATAACAGAATCAAACTAAAGTACAAAGATCCCTATACGATGACTATAGATTCCACCAAGGGCGTAGGAACAGTCATTAATTTATATGTTCCCATACAAATCCGGCATAATTAA